A region from the Oceanidesulfovibrio marinus genome encodes:
- the dctP gene encoding TRAP transporter substrate-binding protein DctP, which translates to MRKLYLIALAMIFVLTATSALASEYTGDAVTAKLASEEIEGDFMTVWANNFSDHMKEWSDGKINIEVYPYGTLGATGDINELCQLGVVQFVFSDYAWISSFVPQAQVLALNYLFPTEKVPEILDWMVRNGKFFPLLEKKFRDNDLVPLGIMFEGWQWMTSKKEIKTMDDVKGLKLRLMSSKLLVEDYKAYGASPTPMSYGEVYSGLQMGLIDAQVNPLFADYSMKFYEVQDYFTQLKNEPFIGIPTVNAEWFDSLTPEAQAEMRKFWADSIIPAGKWIMERNAADMEKIKEARPEVQFTTLEGEALAEFKAAAQTVYPKFVEIGGDGAQEVLDALLADVENAKAALGMK; encoded by the coding sequence GTGAGAAAGTTGTATCTAATTGCTTTGGCTATGATCTTTGTGCTGACCGCCACAAGCGCGCTGGCCAGCGAGTACACAGGAGACGCGGTTACCGCCAAGCTGGCTTCCGAGGAGATCGAGGGCGACTTCATGACCGTGTGGGCGAACAACTTCTCGGACCACATGAAGGAGTGGTCGGACGGCAAGATCAACATCGAAGTCTACCCGTACGGCACCCTTGGCGCGACCGGCGACATCAACGAGCTCTGCCAGCTCGGCGTGGTGCAGTTCGTGTTCTCCGACTACGCCTGGATCAGCTCCTTTGTGCCCCAGGCCCAGGTGCTGGCGCTCAACTACCTCTTCCCCACCGAGAAGGTGCCCGAGATCCTGGATTGGATGGTCCGGAACGGCAAGTTCTTCCCCCTGCTGGAGAAAAAGTTCCGCGACAACGACCTGGTGCCCCTGGGCATCATGTTCGAAGGCTGGCAGTGGATGACCTCCAAGAAGGAGATCAAGACCATGGACGACGTCAAGGGCCTGAAGCTGCGCCTGATGTCCTCCAAGCTGCTGGTGGAAGACTACAAGGCCTACGGCGCCAGCCCCACGCCCATGAGCTACGGCGAGGTGTACAGCGGCCTGCAGATGGGCCTCATCGACGCCCAGGTGAACCCGCTCTTCGCGGACTACAGCATGAAGTTCTACGAGGTGCAGGACTACTTCACCCAGCTGAAGAACGAGCCCTTCATCGGCATTCCCACCGTGAACGCCGAATGGTTCGACAGCCTGACGCCTGAAGCCCAGGCCGAGATGCGCAAGTTCTGGGCCGATTCCATCATCCCGGCCGGCAAGTGGATAATGGAGCGCAACGCCGCGGACATGGAGAAGATCAAGGAAGCCCGTCCGGAAGTGCAGTTCACGACCCTGGAAGGCGAGGCCCTGGCCGAGTTCAAGGCCGCCGCACAGACGGTCTATCCCAAGTTCGTCGAGATCGGCGGTGACGGCGCCCAGGAAGTGCTGGACGCTCTGCTGGCCGACGTCGAAAACGCCAAGGCAGCCCTTGGCATGAAGTAA